The proteins below come from a single Deltaproteobacteria bacterium genomic window:
- a CDS encoding serine hydroxymethyltransferase, producing the protein MTYLKSSLREVDPKMADAIEKETLREENKIVLIASENYTSEAVLEAQGGILTNKYAEGYPDRRYYGGCEYVDVVEKLTIQRAKELFGADHANVQPLSGTAANMGVYFAVLRPGDTILGMDLSHGGHLSHGFSVNFSGKMYKAVLYGVSRETECIDYDEILSLAKEVRPKMIISGASSYSRTIDFRRFREIADEVGAYLTADMAHIAGLIAAGVHPTPVPHAHFMTSTTHKTLRGPRGGFILCQEEFGDLIDKSVFPGLQGGPLMHVIAAKGVCFREAMTEEFKAYQRQVIRNVQVLAEEMKGYGFRIVSGGTDNHLFLLDLTNKGITGKEAEEALERAGITVNKNVIPYDQRGPMVTSGIRIGTPIVTTRGMKEDEMIQIASLVAEVLDSYPDPQVQTRVAQQAEELCRRFPFYRDRLPKD; encoded by the coding sequence TTGACGTATCTTAAATCCAGCCTGAGAGAAGTTGACCCGAAGATGGCGGACGCCATCGAGAAAGAGACCCTGCGTGAGGAGAACAAGATCGTCCTGATCGCCTCGGAGAATTACACCAGCGAGGCGGTCCTGGAGGCACAGGGGGGTATTCTCACCAACAAGTATGCCGAGGGCTATCCCGATAGGAGATATTATGGGGGTTGTGAATATGTAGACGTGGTGGAGAAGCTAACCATCCAACGGGCTAAGGAACTCTTTGGTGCTGACCATGCCAATGTCCAACCCCTCTCTGGTACAGCGGCCAATATGGGGGTATATTTCGCCGTCCTGCGCCCCGGTGATACCATCCTGGGGATGGACCTCTCTCACGGGGGGCATCTGAGCCATGGGTTCTCCGTCAACTTTTCGGGCAAGATGTATAAGGCGGTCTTGTACGGTGTATCGCGGGAGACGGAGTGTATAGACTACGACGAGATCCTCTCCTTGGCCAAAGAGGTCAGGCCGAAAATGATCATCAGCGGGGCCAGTTCATACTCCCGAACCATCGACTTCCGGCGCTTTCGGGAGATCGCCGATGAGGTAGGGGCATACTTGACGGCGGACATGGCCCACATTGCAGGGTTGATCGCAGCTGGGGTTCACCCCACTCCGGTCCCCCATGCCCACTTTATGACCTCTACCACCCATAAGACCCTGCGAGGTCCTCGAGGCGGCTTTATCCTTTGCCAGGAAGAGTTTGGTGACCTCATCGATAAAAGTGTCTTTCCTGGGCTGCAGGGGGGTCCCCTTATGCATGTGATCGCCGCCAAAGGGGTCTGTTTTAGAGAGGCCATGACCGAGGAGTTTAAGGCCTATCAGAGGCAGGTAATACGAAACGTCCAGGTCTTGGCTGAGGAGATGAAAGGATATGGTTTTAGGATTGTCTCTGGGGGTACGGATAACCATCTCTTTCTTCTCGATTTGACCAACAAGGGGATTACTGGGAAGGAGGCGGAAGAGGCCCTGGAGAGAGCGGGAATCACTGTGAACAAAAATGTAATCCCCTATGACCAAAGGGGCCCCATGGTCACCAGTGGGATCCGGATCGGCACCCCTATTGTGACCACTCGGGGGATGAAGGAAGATGAGATGATCCAGATCGCCTCCCTTGTCGCCGAGGTCCTTGACAGCTATCCAGACCCCCAAGTGCAGACCCGCGTGGCCCAGCAGGCAGAAGAGCTCTGCCGGAGGTTTCCCTTTTACCGGGATAGACTCCCTAAGGATTAG
- the acpP gene encoding acyl carrier protein has translation MSLEERVKELIVQQLGVSGSEVVPEAKFVDDLGADSLDLVELVMALEDEYGIEISDEDAEKIMTVGDAMKYIQERI, from the coding sequence ATGTCTTTGGAGGAAAGGGTAAAAGAGCTGATCGTTCAACAGTTGGGGGTCAGCGGGAGCGAGGTAGTTCCCGAGGCGAAGTTCGTAGACGACCTAGGTGCAGATTCCTTGGACTTGGTAGAGCTGGTGATGGCCCTGGAGGACGAGTATGGGATAGAGATATCCGATGAGGATGCCGAGAAGATAATGACTGTCGGCGATGCCATGAAGTACATTCAGGAGCGCATTTAA
- a CDS encoding DUF177 domain-containing protein, whose amino-acid sequence MKLRWEDIPPEGREVSLDELLPFCLQGPHGEEEKKTRLASAVKGNLFLRRTPKGIEAKGRIETAVCVHCARCLKEFVLPIVSEFEAFFLLIKYAPREEEKELAPEEMGVSFLPEGELEVRDIIEEQIWLNIPMKPLCHDGCKGLCSICGADLNLGECGCDRGYIDPRFAVLKGLIPNLPQGSK is encoded by the coding sequence ATGAAACTTAGATGGGAAGACATCCCCCCAGAAGGAAGGGAGGTATCTCTAGATGAACTCCTCCCTTTTTGCCTGCAAGGTCCTCATGGAGAAGAGGAGAAGAAGACAAGGTTGGCCTCGGCAGTGAAGGGGAACCTTTTTCTCCGTCGTACCCCCAAGGGCATCGAGGCCAAGGGGCGTATAGAGACAGCGGTATGTGTACACTGTGCTCGGTGTCTGAAGGAATTTGTCCTCCCCATCGTCTCGGAGTTTGAGGCATTCTTTCTCCTCATCAAATATGCCCCCAGGGAGGAAGAGAAGGAGCTTGCTCCTGAAGAAATGGGCGTAAGTTTTCTGCCCGAGGGGGAGCTGGAGGTAAGGGATATCATAGAGGAACAGATATGGCTTAACATCCCTATGAAGCCCCTCTGTCATGACGGGTGTAAGGGGTTGTGTAGCATATGTGGGGCAGATCTTAATCTCGGAGAATGCGGGTGTGATCGGGGTTATATAGATCCCAGGTTCGCTGTTTTAAAAGGCCTCATACCAAATCTTCCCCAAGGGAGCAAATAA
- a CDS encoding acyl-CoA dehydrogenase family protein → MDYFLTEDQKMLRDLARRIAEEKVMPVRAELDEKEEFPWEVMRACAEAGLFGVFIPEEYGGFGGGVFDNCLVVEELSRACIGVSVSFAGSGLGAYPILLYGTEEQKHKYLPEIASGRKLAAFAATEANAGSDVAALQTVAARDGDGYVLNGTKQWITNGGEAEIYPVFAVTDKKRGPRGISSFIVEKGTPGFSFGKKERKLGIRASATRELVFEDCWVPKENLIGAREGIGLIIILRTFDLTRPGIGAQAVGLAQGAFETATRYARERVQFGQKIISFQAVQHILADMATQIEAARALVYTVARYMDSHPKRYSKEAAMAKLFPSDMAMKVAIDAVQVLGGYGYVRDFPVEKMMRDAKILQIYEGTNQIQRNNIALELIKEFASRRR, encoded by the coding sequence GTGGACTATTTTTTGACCGAAGACCAGAAGATGCTCAGGGATCTAGCCCGGAGGATAGCCGAGGAGAAGGTGATGCCGGTGCGGGCGGAGTTGGATGAGAAAGAGGAGTTTCCTTGGGAGGTCATGCGCGCCTGTGCGGAGGCAGGGCTCTTCGGGGTCTTTATCCCTGAGGAATATGGTGGTTTTGGAGGGGGAGTGTTCGATAATTGCTTGGTGGTGGAGGAGTTGAGCAGGGCCTGCATAGGGGTATCGGTCAGCTTTGCAGGGAGTGGATTGGGGGCCTATCCCATTTTGCTCTACGGTACTGAGGAGCAGAAGCACAAGTATCTTCCCGAGATTGCCAGCGGGAGGAAGCTGGCCGCCTTTGCCGCCACCGAGGCCAATGCCGGGAGCGACGTGGCCGCGTTGCAAACCGTGGCGGCAAGAGATGGGGATGGGTATGTCCTGAATGGGACCAAACAATGGATAACCAACGGGGGTGAGGCAGAGATCTACCCGGTCTTTGCTGTCACCGATAAGAAGAGGGGGCCGAGAGGGATCAGCAGTTTTATCGTTGAAAAGGGAACCCCTGGGTTTTCCTTCGGCAAGAAGGAGCGCAAGCTCGGGATTCGGGCCTCGGCCACCAGGGAGTTGGTCTTTGAGGACTGTTGGGTCCCCAAAGAGAACCTCATCGGTGCAAGAGAGGGGATCGGACTTATCATTATCCTGAGGACCTTTGATCTGACCCGCCCAGGGATCGGTGCGCAGGCAGTGGGGCTTGCCCAAGGGGCCTTTGAGACGGCGACCAGATATGCCCGAGAGAGGGTCCAGTTTGGACAGAAGATCATCTCTTTTCAGGCTGTGCAACATATATTGGCAGATATGGCCACCCAAATAGAGGCGGCCCGCGCCTTGGTCTATACCGTGGCCAGGTACATGGATAGCCATCCAAAAAGATACAGTAAGGAGGCGGCCATGGCCAAGCTCTTCCCCAGCGATATGGCCATGAAGGTGGCCATAGACGCCGTTCAGGTCTTGGGGGGATATGGGTACGTGAGGGATTTTCCTGTTGAGAAGATGATGAGGGATGCCAAGATCCTCCAGATCTATGAGGGGACCAACCAGATACAGCGCAACAACATCGCCTTGGAGCTCATCAAGGAGTTCGCCAGCAGGAGGAGGTGA
- the nrdR gene encoding transcriptional repressor NrdR has protein sequence MRCPYCSSLRNRVIDSRLSKERDEIRRRRLCTDCNRRFTTYERVAEVLPLAVKRDGRREPFNREKIMIGLRKACEKRPVSMDILEKVVERIERWVQERGGREIASSEIGERVMEELQELDEVAYVRFASVYRQFKDINQFMKELKGLLERRERRGVHRDS, from the coding sequence ATGAGGTGTCCTTATTGTTCCAGTCTGCGTAATCGGGTGATCGATAGCCGCTTGAGCAAGGAAAGGGATGAGATACGTCGGCGTCGTCTCTGCACTGACTGCAACAGAAGGTTCACTACCTATGAACGAGTGGCTGAAGTCCTTCCCTTGGCGGTGAAGAGAGATGGGCGTCGGGAGCCCTTTAACAGAGAGAAGATCATGATCGGTCTGAGGAAGGCCTGTGAGAAGAGGCCTGTGAGCATGGACATCTTGGAGAAGGTGGTGGAGCGGATAGAGAGGTGGGTTCAGGAAAGGGGGGGGAGAGAGATCGCCTCCAGCGAGATCGGGGAAAGGGTCATGGAGGAATTGCAAGAGCTTGATGAGGTTGCTTATGTCAGATTTGCCTCGGTATATCGCCAGTTTAAGGATATCAATCAATTTATGAAGGAGCTAAAGGGGCTTCTCGAGAGGAGGGAGCGCAGGGGTGTTCACCGGGATAGTTGA
- the fabF gene encoding beta-ketoacyl-ACP synthase II — protein sequence MKRRVAVTGVGLVLPQGIGIDPVWNKICQGVSGVGPITKFDTTGFETKIAAEVKGFRPEDFIEPKEIKKMDIFIHYALAATRIALDDSGLEITEENPERIGVIVGAGLGGLTTIEKYHKVLLERGPQRITPFFIPMLIANEASAQIAIRHGAKGPNLCVVTACATGAHSIGDAFRRIQYGDADAIIAGGVEATITPLAVAGFNAMKAISTRNDEPERASRPFDRDRDGFVMGEGAAITVLEEWEHARRRGARICAEIIGYGCNGDAYHLAAPDPDGDGAARCMQIALEDARISPEEVDYINAHGTSTELNDLSETMAIKMVFGDYAYKLPVSSTKSMTGHLLGAAGSAEAIFSVLTIRDGVIPPTINYENPDPRCDLDYVPNVAREKDAKVVVSNSFGFGGTNAVLVFQGV from the coding sequence TTGAAAAGGAGGGTGGCAGTTACGGGGGTTGGCCTTGTTCTCCCCCAGGGGATCGGGATCGATCCTGTCTGGAACAAGATATGTCAAGGGGTCTCCGGGGTCGGCCCCATAACGAAGTTTGATACTACAGGCTTCGAGACCAAGATCGCCGCTGAGGTCAAGGGCTTCAGGCCCGAGGACTTTATCGAGCCGAAGGAGATCAAGAAGATGGACATATTTATCCATTATGCCCTGGCAGCGACGCGCATTGCCCTGGATGATTCAGGCCTGGAGATCACTGAGGAGAACCCTGAGAGGATTGGGGTCATTGTGGGCGCTGGTCTAGGGGGGCTGACCACCATCGAGAAGTACCATAAGGTCCTTTTGGAGAGGGGGCCGCAGAGGATTACCCCCTTTTTTATACCCATGCTTATCGCCAATGAGGCCTCAGCTCAGATCGCCATCCGTCATGGTGCCAAGGGCCCCAATTTATGTGTGGTAACGGCCTGCGCCACCGGGGCCCATTCCATCGGTGATGCCTTCCGACGCATCCAATATGGCGATGCCGATGCAATCATCGCTGGGGGGGTGGAGGCCACCATAACCCCCTTGGCCGTGGCGGGGTTTAACGCCATGAAGGCCATTTCTACCAGGAACGACGAGCCGGAGCGGGCCAGCCGCCCCTTTGATAGGGACAGGGATGGCTTTGTGATGGGGGAGGGTGCCGCCATCACGGTCTTGGAGGAGTGGGAGCATGCCCGAAGGAGGGGAGCAAGGATCTGTGCCGAGATCATTGGCTACGGGTGTAACGGTGATGCCTATCACTTGGCGGCCCCTGATCCTGATGGAGATGGGGCAGCTAGGTGTATGCAGATAGCCTTGGAGGATGCGAGGATCTCCCCGGAAGAGGTCGACTACATCAATGCCCATGGGACCTCCACAGAGCTCAACGACCTATCCGAGACGATGGCAATCAAGATGGTCTTTGGGGATTATGCCTATAAGCTCCCGGTCAGCTCTACTAAATCGATGACCGGTCATCTCCTAGGGGCTGCGGGAAGTGCCGAGGCCATCTTCTCCGTCCTCACCATTAGGGATGGGGTTATTCCCCCCACCATCAACTATGAGAACCCCGACCCCCGCTGCGATCTGGACTATGTCCCCAATGTGGCAAGGGAGAAGGATGCAAAGGTGGTTGTCTCCAACTCCTTCGGTTTTGGGGGGACCAACGCCGTTTTGGTCTTCCAGGGGGTTTGA
- the plsX gene encoding phosphate acyltransferase PlsX — translation MKIAVDAMGGDNAPEVIVQGAVLAAKELNLGEVILVGDQERVESELAKYRWDGAKVTIVHTSQAVEMHESPVRALRAKRDSSISVAVDLMKAGKSDAVVTAGNSGAAMATSMLKLKKLEGVERPALASIHPTLIGVSVLIDAGGNVDCKPIHLVQFAIMGEMYARFISAKAHPRVGLLSNGTEDSKGNELTKRVHAILKNSGLNYIGYVEGRDIYSGTADVIVCDGFAGNVALKSSEGIAESFGAMLRTEIRKSPWARIGYLFMRGALQNFKRRVDYSEYGGVPLLGINGTCFICHGHSSPKAIKNAIRAASEYVRRDINQLLIEALRDSQDLKRFGERAASKIWERIKEKMIH, via the coding sequence ATGAAGATTGCGGTGGATGCCATGGGAGGCGACAATGCCCCGGAGGTCATTGTACAAGGGGCAGTGTTGGCGGCGAAGGAGCTGAACCTGGGGGAAGTGATCCTCGTTGGGGACCAGGAACGGGTGGAGTCGGAGCTGGCCAAGTACCGCTGGGATGGGGCAAAGGTGACTATCGTGCATACGTCTCAAGCAGTGGAGATGCATGAGTCGCCAGTAAGGGCCTTACGAGCCAAGAGGGATTCATCTATCAGTGTAGCGGTGGACCTGATGAAGGCTGGAAAGAGCGATGCGGTGGTAACAGCAGGCAACTCCGGGGCGGCCATGGCCACCAGCATGTTGAAACTAAAGAAGTTGGAGGGGGTGGAACGACCAGCGCTGGCCAGCATTCACCCGACCCTCATTGGTGTTTCAGTCCTGATAGATGCAGGGGGGAATGTGGACTGTAAGCCCATCCACCTGGTACAGTTTGCCATCATGGGCGAGATGTACGCCCGTTTCATCTCGGCCAAGGCCCACCCTCGGGTGGGCCTCTTGAGCAACGGCACAGAGGACAGCAAGGGGAATGAGCTCACCAAGAGGGTCCACGCCATCCTGAAGAATAGCGGATTGAACTATATTGGATATGTAGAGGGGAGGGATATCTACAGCGGCACGGCCGATGTGATCGTATGTGATGGCTTTGCTGGCAATGTGGCCTTGAAGAGCAGTGAGGGGATTGCAGAGTCCTTCGGTGCGATGTTGAGGACAGAGATCCGCAAAAGCCCTTGGGCCAGGATAGGTTATCTTTTTATGAGGGGGGCCTTGCAAAACTTCAAGCGCCGAGTCGATTACTCCGAATATGGGGGCGTTCCGTTGTTGGGCATCAATGGGACCTGTTTTATCTGTCATGGGCACTCTTCCCCCAAGGCCATCAAGAACGCCATTCGGGCCGCCTCCGAGTATGTGCGCAGGGATATCAACCAGCTTTTGATCGAGGCCCTGCGCGACAGTCAAGACCTGAAAAGGTTTGGAGAAAGGGCTGCCTCTAAGATATGGGAGCGGATAAAGGAGAAGATGATACACTGA
- a CDS encoding riboflavin synthase — MFTGIVEGMGRVTKIQRSEELIRLTIAPTVALTDMAIGDSICVNGACLTVIEGGDGDFQVEVSPETLQRTNLGSLRPNGKVNLERALRLSDRLGGHLVTGHVDGKGYVGEVIRRSGSMVMTIRVSPEASCYLVEKGSVAVEGVSLTIMGTRGDEFHVTIIPYTALNTTLGEKRVGDWVNVEVDIVGKYVKRFLEKGEGIDMGFLAEHGFLPQEG, encoded by the coding sequence GTGTTCACCGGGATAGTTGAGGGTATGGGGAGGGTGACGAAGATACAGCGGAGTGAGGAACTGATACGTTTGACCATCGCCCCCACGGTTGCGTTGACAGATATGGCAATAGGTGATAGTATTTGCGTCAATGGGGCCTGTTTGACGGTGATCGAGGGGGGGGATGGGGATTTTCAGGTGGAGGTTTCTCCGGAGACCCTGCAGAGGACAAATTTAGGATCTCTCAGGCCCAACGGCAAGGTCAACTTGGAACGGGCCCTACGCCTCAGCGACCGTCTGGGAGGACATCTGGTAACAGGCCATGTAGACGGAAAGGGATATGTAGGTGAGGTCATCAGGAGGTCGGGTTCCATGGTGATGACCATCAGGGTTTCCCCAGAGGCATCCTGTTATCTCGTGGAGAAGGGTTCAGTGGCGGTGGAGGGGGTTAGCCTCACCATAATGGGCACTCGAGGGGACGAATTTCATGTGACCATTATACCCTATACTGCTCTGAACACCACTCTTGGGGAGAAGAGGGTGGGAGATTGGGTGAACGTAGAGGTCGATATCGTCGGAAAATACGTGAAGAGGTTTTTAGAAAAGGGAGAAGGGATAGATATGGGATTCCTTGCCGAACACGGGTTTTTGCCACAGGAGGGATAG
- the fabD gene encoding ACP S-malonyltransferase, with protein sequence MGKTAFIFPGQGSQYVGMGKELYENFAVARETFTEANEALGFGLQSLCFQGPEEELRLTANTQPSILTVSIAALRVLREELGWEADYLAGHSLGEFTALVAAEAMSFRDAVRMVRLRGRLMQEAVPVGAGGMAAVLGLDREQVEEICQRAAQGEVLTPANFNSPGQIVVSGHIKAIERGIVLAKEMGAKKAVLLQVSAPFHSPLMECAGQKLGAQLAKIEVKELKVPVVTNVEAEANLSKDRVRDLLVRQVSNPVRWEESICKMIGWGVERFVEIGPGRVLSGLMRRIDGRKEILRLGDLVSLEELKDLSKRPLAERQERRKN encoded by the coding sequence ATGGGTAAGACGGCCTTTATCTTCCCGGGGCAAGGTTCTCAATATGTGGGGATGGGAAAGGAACTATATGAGAATTTTGCTGTTGCCAGAGAAACCTTTACCGAGGCCAACGAGGCCCTGGGATTTGGCCTCCAGAGTCTCTGTTTTCAAGGTCCAGAGGAAGAGCTGAGGTTGACGGCCAACACCCAGCCTTCCATCCTGACTGTGAGTATCGCCGCCTTAAGGGTTCTGAGGGAGGAGTTGGGGTGGGAGGCCGATTATCTTGCTGGACATAGCCTCGGGGAGTTCACCGCCTTGGTGGCGGCCGAGGCGATGAGTTTTCGTGATGCCGTCAGGATGGTTAGACTGAGGGGGAGGCTTATGCAAGAGGCGGTCCCGGTGGGGGCAGGGGGGATGGCGGCGGTCTTAGGTCTGGACAGGGAACAGGTGGAGGAGATCTGTCAGAGGGCAGCGCAGGGGGAAGTCCTCACCCCCGCCAATTTTAACTCACCCGGCCAAATAGTGGTCTCCGGACATATAAAGGCCATCGAGAGAGGGATCGTCTTGGCGAAGGAGATGGGGGCAAAGAAGGCCGTCCTCCTTCAGGTGAGCGCCCCCTTTCATTCCCCCTTGATGGAGTGCGCTGGTCAAAAGCTGGGGGCGCAGTTGGCCAAGATAGAGGTCAAGGAGTTGAAGGTCCCGGTGGTGACCAATGTGGAGGCCGAGGCGAACCTTTCTAAGGATAGGGTGCGGGATCTTCTGGTTAGGCAGGTGAGCAATCCGGTGAGGTGGGAGGAGTCGATATGCAAGATGATAGGGTGGGGGGTAGAGAGATTTGTAGAGATAGGGCCGGGCAGGGTGCTTTCGGGTTTGATGCGCCGCATAGATGGGAGAAAAGAGATCCTCCGTCTGGGGGACTTGGTGAGCCTGGAGGAATTGAAGGACCTTTCAAAACGGCCTTTAGCTGAGAGGCAGGAGAGAAGGAAAAACTAA
- the rpmF gene encoding 50S ribosomal protein L32 has translation MALPKRRSSKARRDRRRSHKKLTPFNLSLCPQCHEPKLPHRVCPHCGTYKGKEIVEVEEV, from the coding sequence ATGGCCCTTCCTAAGAGAAGGAGTTCCAAAGCGAGGCGAGATAGGAGGAGGTCTCATAAGAAATTAACCCCCTTCAACCTCTCGCTCTGTCCTCAATGTCATGAGCCAAAGCTGCCCCATCGCGTTTGTCCCCATTGCGGTACTTACAAAGGGAAGGAGATCGTGGAGGTGGAGGAGGTTTAA
- the rpiB gene encoding ribose 5-phosphate isomerase B: protein MRIAVACDHGGFHLKEDLVIFLRELGHEVEDLGSFGEGSVDYPDQGQEVAQRVSAGEVEGGVLVCGTGIGMSIVANKFPGVRAALVHHIYAARMAKEHNDANILVMGGRIVGSGLAREMVKTWLETEFQEGRHLPRLRKIEEIERRNFKS from the coding sequence ATGCGAATAGCGGTGGCATGCGATCATGGAGGGTTTCACCTCAAAGAAGATCTGGTGATCTTCTTAAGGGAACTGGGGCACGAGGTAGAGGATCTGGGGAGTTTTGGAGAAGGGTCGGTGGACTATCCAGACCAGGGGCAAGAGGTGGCCCAGAGGGTCTCGGCCGGTGAGGTAGAGGGGGGAGTCCTCGTCTGCGGCACAGGTATCGGCATGAGCATCGTCGCCAACAAATTTCCAGGGGTGAGGGCAGCCCTCGTCCACCACATCTATGCCGCCCGCATGGCGAAGGAGCACAACGACGCCAATATCTTGGTAATGGGGGGGAGGATTGTGGGTTCCGGTCTGGCCCGAGAGATGGTCAAGACATGGTTGGAGACCGAGTTTCAGGAGGGGAGACACCTGCCCAGGTTGAGGAAGATTGAGGAGATAGAGAGGAGAAACTTCAAGAGTTGA
- a CDS encoding bifunctional 3,4-dihydroxy-2-butanone-4-phosphate synthase/GTP cyclohydrolase II produces MVSTIEQAIEDIKAGRMVILVDDEDRENEGDLTIAAEKITPEAINFMAKYGRGLICLSLTEEQVQKLKLAMMVNENTSTFGTAFTVSVDARRGVTTGISAADRASTILTVIADDAKPEDLVRPGHVFPLRARKGGVLVRTGQTEGSVDLARLAGLKPAGVICEIMKEDGTMARMPDLEVFAKRHGLKIVTIADLIKYRLQKESLVRRVTTVTLPTKYGGEFIGILYENDVDPHHHLALVKGEIGPEDEVLVRVHSECLTGDVFGSLRCDCGEQLHAAMRMIAQEGKGVLVYMRQEGRGVGLVNKLKAYCLQELGRDTVEANEELGFKADLRDYGIGAQILVDLGLHRVRLMTNNPKKVIGLEGYGIEVVESVPIEVSPRRENISYLKTKQKKMGHVLKIEGA; encoded by the coding sequence ATGGTTAGCACCATTGAGCAGGCCATAGAGGACATCAAGGCGGGAAGGATGGTCATCCTTGTGGACGACGAGGACAGAGAGAATGAGGGGGATTTGACCATTGCGGCCGAGAAGATCACCCCCGAGGCCATCAACTTCATGGCAAAATATGGGCGGGGGCTGATATGCCTCTCTCTGACCGAGGAACAGGTGCAGAAGTTAAAACTCGCCATGATGGTAAATGAGAATACCTCCACCTTTGGTACGGCCTTCACCGTTTCAGTCGATGCCAGAAGAGGGGTGACCACGGGGATCTCGGCTGCCGATCGAGCGTCCACGATCCTGACGGTCATTGCCGACGACGCCAAACCGGAGGACTTGGTTCGGCCAGGTCATGTCTTCCCCCTGAGGGCAAGGAAGGGGGGGGTGTTGGTGAGGACAGGTCAAACCGAGGGCTCGGTGGATTTGGCCCGCCTAGCCGGTCTCAAACCTGCCGGGGTGATCTGCGAGATCATGAAAGAAGATGGCACCATGGCCAGGATGCCCGATCTGGAGGTATTTGCCAAGAGGCATGGGCTGAAGATCGTGACCATCGCCGATCTCATCAAGTATCGGTTGCAAAAGGAGTCCTTGGTGAGAAGGGTGACCACCGTCACCCTCCCTACCAAGTATGGAGGAGAGTTCATAGGGATCCTCTATGAGAACGATGTGGACCCCCACCATCACCTAGCCCTGGTGAAGGGGGAGATCGGCCCTGAGGATGAGGTCTTGGTGCGGGTCCATTCCGAATGTCTGACCGGGGATGTCTTTGGCTCATTGCGCTGTGACTGTGGGGAGCAATTGCACGCCGCCATGAGGATGATCGCCCAGGAGGGCAAAGGGGTTCTTGTCTACATGCGCCAAGAGGGGCGTGGGGTCGGCTTGGTCAACAAGCTCAAGGCCTACTGCCTCCAAGAACTGGGTAGGGACACCGTGGAGGCCAATGAGGAGTTGGGATTCAAGGCGGACTTGAGGGATTACGGGATCGGGGCCCAGATCTTAGTCGATTTGGGGCTGCATAGGGTTCGCCTCATGACCAACAATCCGAAAAAGGTCATAGGGCTGGAGGGTTATGGGATAGAGGTAGTGGAGAGTGTGCCCATTGAGGTCAGCCCCCGCCGTGAAAACATCAGCTACTTAAAGACAAAGCAGAAGAAGATGGGTCATGTCTTGAAGATAGAGGGAGCGTGA
- a CDS encoding cytidine/deoxycytidylate deaminase family protein — MARPSWDEYFMEITRLVASRSTCLRRQVGAVIVKDKKILTTGYNGAPSGLAHCLDVGCLRDKLGIPSGQRHELCRGLHAEQNAIIQAAYHGVSIKGATLYCTNLPCIICTKMIINAGITRVVYEQGYADPLARQLWEESKVVIEKFKGG, encoded by the coding sequence ATGGCACGTCCAAGCTGGGATGAGTACTTTATGGAGATCACCCGGCTGGTGGCCAGCAGGTCAACCTGTCTCAGGCGGCAAGTGGGGGCGGTCATAGTAAAGGACAAAAAGATCTTGACCACTGGTTACAACGGTGCCCCCTCTGGTTTGGCCCACTGTCTGGATGTGGGATGCCTGCGGGATAAATTGGGAATACCCTCGGGGCAGAGACACGAGCTTTGTCGAGGGTTGCATGCCGAGCAAAATGCCATCATCCAGGCCGCATATCATGGGGTATCCATCAAGGGGGCCACCCTTTATTGTACCAATCTTCCTTGCATTATCTGCACCAAGATGATCATCAACGCCGGGATCACAAGGGTCGTCTATGAACAGGGATATGCCGATCCCCTGGCCCGTCAGTTGTGGGAGGAATCAAAGGTGGTCATAGAGAAGTTTAAAGGGGGATAG